The region ATATAAGATTTAAAGCAAAAAATTATAGTGTAAAGTTTAAATAATAATTACAATAAAAGATCTTAAGGGTATAGAATTTTAACTAAAAAAAGGAGAGACTATTATGGAAAAAGAAGATGTAATTAAAAAATCTTTGGAATTACACAAGAATTTAAAGGGAATGCTTCAGATAAGTGCTAAAGCATCATTAGAAAATAAGTCGGATTTGGCTACTATATATACACCCGGAGTATCTGGAATATGCAAGGAAATATGTAATGATGTAAATAAAGCTTATGATTACACCATAAAAGGGACAACAATAGCCATTATTACGAATGGAACGGCAGTTTTAGGATTAGGAGATACAGGAGCAACGGCAGGGCTTCCAGTAATTGAAGCAAAGGCACTTTTGCTTAAAAAATTTGGTAATGTAAATGCATTTCCAATTTGCATAAATAGCAGTAATAAAGATGATATTGTAAATACTATAGAAATGATATCATCTGGATTTGGCGGAATACATTTGGAAGATATAAAAGCTCCAGAATGTTTTTATATAGAAGATAAGCTAAAAAAGGATTTAAATATTCCTGTGTATCATGATGATCAGCATGGTACAGCAGTAGCGGTATTAGCGGGTATATACAATGCAGCCAAATTAGTTAATAAAAAAATTGAAGAATTAAATGTGATGATAAATGGCGCAGGAGCTTCTGGAATTGCTACAGCTAAATTGCTTCTTAAAG is a window of Clostridium pasteurianum DNA encoding:
- a CDS encoding NAD(P)-dependent malic enzyme, yielding MEKEDVIKKSLELHKNLKGMLQISAKASLENKSDLATIYTPGVSGICKEICNDVNKAYDYTIKGTTIAIITNGTAVLGLGDTGATAGLPVIEAKALLLKKFGNVNAFPICINSSNKDDIVNTIEMISSGFGGIHLEDIKAPECFYIEDKLKKDLNIPVYHDDQHGTAVAVLAGIYNAAKLVNKKIEELNVMINGAGASGIATAKLLLKAGVKNIVLNDIKGAIAEDAAWLNDPQRQIAKLTNRKMEHGKVEDLIKGKDVFIGLSVGNVLTKDMVKKMNKDSIIFALANPVPEIMPDEAKKGGAKVIATGRSDFPNQINNLLVFPGIFKGALELRVSEITDEMKLRAAQSIAKLVSKDKLNEEYIIPDAFDNRVSDVVANAVKDVAIKNGLSRVL